A stretch of the Proteus sp. ZN5 genome encodes the following:
- the hpaR gene encoding homoprotocatechuate degradation operon regulator HpaR has product MHESLTIALLQARESAMGFFRPVLKEHNLTEQQWRIIRVLADKRSIDFHELAQKSCILRPSLTGILIRMERDELICRLKPVSDQRKLFVSLSANGQSLYDKIQPKIEEGYQLLEQKFSTEKLQRLAGLLKELIALNPDDVEQSEK; this is encoded by the coding sequence ATGCATGAATCATTAACTATCGCGCTATTACAAGCACGGGAATCTGCGATGGGTTTTTTTCGACCTGTTCTCAAAGAGCATAATCTGACAGAACAGCAGTGGCGGATCATTCGCGTACTTGCGGATAAGCGCTCTATTGATTTCCACGAATTAGCACAAAAATCGTGTATTCTCCGACCAAGTCTAACGGGTATTCTTATTAGAATGGAAAGAGACGAGCTAATTTGTCGTTTAAAACCTGTGAGTGACCAACGTAAACTTTTCGTTTCATTGTCTGCCAATGGGCAAAGCTTATACGATAAAATTCAGCCTAAAATTGAAGAAGGCTATCAATTACTTGAGCAAAAGTTTTCCACTGAAAAACTACAACGACTAGCTGGATTATTAAAAGAGCTGATTGCACTTAATCCAGATGATGTTGAACAATCAGAAAAATAA
- the hpaC gene encoding 4-hydroxyphenylacetate 3-monooxygenase, reductase component: MSEEKQANPLFRDAMASLGAAVNIVATNGDAGCCGLTATAVCSVTDNPPTVMICINSKSQMNAIFQENGKLSINILNHEQEEMACHFAGMTGLAMADRFTQPGWQNGQLQQPVLTNALACLEGDIYDVRQVGTHFVYMTEIKNISVREDGDGLIYFKRRFHSVKNEQVTISV, from the coding sequence ATGTCTGAGGAAAAACAGGCTAACCCACTTTTTCGGGATGCAATGGCAAGCTTAGGCGCCGCAGTCAATATCGTGGCAACAAATGGCGACGCGGGATGCTGTGGCTTAACAGCAACAGCGGTATGTTCTGTTACTGATAACCCGCCTACCGTAATGATTTGCATCAACAGTAAAAGTCAGATGAACGCTATTTTTCAAGAAAATGGAAAATTAAGCATCAATATCTTGAATCATGAGCAAGAAGAAATGGCATGTCATTTCGCCGGAATGACAGGGCTCGCGATGGCAGATCGCTTTACCCAACCAGGATGGCAAAACGGACAATTACAACAACCCGTATTAACAAATGCACTTGCCTGCCTTGAAGGTGATATTTATGATGTGCGCCAAGTCGGTACACACTTTGTTTATATGACCGAAATTAAAAATATTTCAGTACGTGAAGATGGAGACGGACTTATTTATTTCAAACGTCGTTTCCATTCTGTTAAAAATGAACAAGTAACAATCTCTGTTTAA
- the dtpB gene encoding dipeptide/tripeptide permease DtpB, which translates to MDKPAQVGLLQQPKPFFMIFFVELWERFGYYGVQGILAVYFVSKLGFSQEQAFITFGAFSALVYGLISIGGYVGDHLLGTKRTIVLGAIVLAIGYFMTGMSIMYPNLIFYALGTIAVGNGLFKANPASLLAKCYPPKDPRLDGAFTLFYMSINVGSLISLSIAPVLADHYGYALTYNICGIGLIIALLVYFFCRKMVANIGSEPDHLPMNYNKLLLVIAGSVAMVFACAWLLHNVMIANIVLVSLSIIVVFIYFREAFKQKDRVARNKMYVAFVLMLEAVIFYILYAQMPTSLNFFAIHNVHHNLLGFEIHPVSFQALNPFWIIIASPILAIVYSRLGAKGKDFSMPAKFTAGMLLCSLGFLTAAASGMWFADAQGLTSPWFIVLVYLFQSLGELMISALGLAMVAAFVPQYMMGFILGMWFLTQATAYLLGGYVATFTAAPEGITDPLQTLPIYTDVFGKIGIVTLIVGIVMWATVPLLNRMMKEENKDAKVTG; encoded by the coding sequence ATGGATAAACCCGCTCAAGTCGGTTTATTACAACAGCCTAAACCTTTCTTTATGATTTTCTTTGTAGAATTATGGGAACGTTTTGGTTACTACGGCGTACAAGGTATTCTTGCCGTTTATTTTGTTAGTAAACTCGGGTTCTCTCAAGAACAGGCTTTCATTACTTTTGGTGCATTCTCTGCACTGGTTTATGGGCTTATTTCTATTGGTGGTTATGTTGGTGACCACTTATTAGGAACAAAACGAACAATTGTTTTAGGTGCTATTGTCTTGGCTATCGGTTATTTCATGACTGGTATGTCAATTATGTATCCTAATTTAATTTTCTATGCATTAGGAACTATCGCTGTAGGTAATGGTTTATTTAAAGCCAACCCAGCAAGCTTATTAGCAAAATGCTATCCACCGAAAGATCCCCGTCTTGATGGTGCATTTACGCTATTTTATATGTCGATAAATGTTGGCTCATTAATTTCTTTATCTATTGCGCCAGTACTTGCCGATCATTATGGATATGCACTGACTTATAATATTTGTGGTATTGGCTTGATTATCGCCTTATTGGTTTATTTCTTCTGTCGTAAGATGGTTGCCAATATTGGTTCTGAACCAGACCATTTACCAATGAATTACAATAAACTGCTATTAGTCATTGCAGGATCTGTCGCAATGGTATTTGCTTGTGCATGGTTACTGCACAACGTAATGATTGCGAATATTGTTTTAGTCAGCTTGTCTATTATTGTTGTCTTCATTTATTTCCGTGAAGCATTTAAACAAAAAGACCGTGTTGCACGTAATAAAATGTATGTTGCTTTTGTCCTGATGTTAGAAGCCGTTATTTTCTACATCCTTTATGCGCAAATGCCAACCTCACTAAACTTCTTTGCTATTCATAACGTTCATCATAATTTATTAGGTTTTGAGATCCATCCTGTCAGCTTTCAAGCCTTAAACCCATTCTGGATTATTATTGCGAGCCCAATCTTAGCCATCGTATATAGTCGTTTAGGCGCGAAAGGTAAAGACTTCTCAATGCCAGCGAAGTTTACCGCAGGTATGCTTCTGTGCTCGTTAGGATTCCTTACAGCAGCAGCATCAGGTATGTGGTTTGCCGATGCTCAAGGCTTAACATCACCTTGGTTTATCGTTCTAGTTTACTTATTCCAGAGCTTAGGTGAACTGATGATCAGTGCGTTAGGTTTAGCAATGGTTGCAGCATTCGTACCGCAATACATGATGGGCTTTATTTTAGGTATGTGGTTCTTAACACAAGCCACTGCTTATCTGTTAGGCGGTTATGTAGCGACCTTCACCGCAGCACCAGAAGGTATTACTGATCCACTACAAACATTACCTATTTACACTGATGTATTTGGTAAAATTGGTATTGTGACCTTAATTGTAGGTATCGTTATGTGGGCAACCGTGCCTTTATTAAATCGCATGATGAAAGAAGAAAACAAAGACGCTAAAGTCACTGGCTGA
- the fbaA gene encoding class II fructose-bisphosphate aldolase, with protein sequence MSKVFDFVKPGVITGDDVQKVFAVAKENKFALPAVNCVGTDSINAVLEAAAKVRSPVIVQFSNGGAAFIAGKGLKSDVPQQAAILGAISGAHHVHQMAEYYGVPVILHTDHCAKKLLPWIDGLLDAGEKHYAKTGKPLFSSHMIDLSEESLEENIEICAKYLARMAKIDMTLEIELGCTGGEEDGVDNTGMDSSALYTQPEDVAYAYEKLSAVSPRFTIAASFGNVHGVYKPGNVQLTPKILRNSQDYVSEKFNLPHNSLDFVFHGGSGSSAEEIKEAVGYGVIKMNIDTDTQWATWDGILQFYKKNEGYLQGQLGNPEGADKPNKKYYDPRNWLRQAQASMVVRLEQAFKELNSVDVL encoded by the coding sequence ATGTCTAAAGTTTTTGATTTCGTGAAACCGGGTGTCATCACTGGTGATGATGTACAAAAAGTATTTGCAGTAGCAAAAGAAAACAAATTTGCTCTGCCTGCGGTTAACTGTGTAGGTACTGACTCAATCAATGCTGTGTTAGAAGCTGCTGCGAAAGTTCGTTCTCCTGTTATTGTACAGTTCTCTAACGGTGGTGCTGCATTTATCGCAGGTAAAGGTCTTAAATCTGATGTACCGCAGCAAGCTGCTATTTTAGGCGCAATTTCTGGTGCTCATCATGTGCATCAAATGGCTGAATACTACGGTGTTCCTGTTATTTTGCATACTGACCACTGTGCGAAAAAATTATTACCATGGATTGATGGTCTGTTAGATGCGGGTGAAAAACACTACGCTAAAACAGGTAAACCACTGTTCTCTTCTCATATGATTGACTTATCTGAAGAGTCATTAGAAGAAAACATCGAAATCTGTGCTAAATATTTAGCGCGTATGGCTAAAATCGATATGACTTTAGAAATCGAATTAGGCTGTACTGGTGGTGAAGAAGACGGTGTTGATAACACAGGTATGGACAGCTCTGCGCTTTATACTCAACCAGAAGATGTTGCTTACGCATACGAAAAACTGAGCGCGGTAAGCCCTCGTTTCACTATCGCGGCATCTTTCGGTAACGTTCACGGTGTTTATAAACCAGGTAACGTTCAATTAACACCAAAAATTCTACGTAACTCACAAGACTACGTATCAGAAAAATTCAATCTGCCACACAATAGCTTAGATTTCGTTTTCCACGGCGGTTCTGGTTCTTCGGCAGAAGAAATCAAAGAAGCTGTTGGCTATGGCGTTATCAAAATGAATATCGATACTGATACTCAGTGGGCAACTTGGGATGGTATCTTACAGTTCTACAAAAAGAACGAAGGCTATCTGCAAGGCCAATTAGGTAACCCAGAAGGTGCTGATAAACCTAACAAGAAATACTACGATCCACGTAATTGGTTACGTCAAGCACAAGCATCAATGGTTGTTCGTTTAGAACAAGCATTTAAAGAACTGAATTCAGTTGACGTTCTGTAA
- the pgk gene encoding phosphoglycerate kinase, protein MSVIKMTDLDLAGKRVLIRADLNVPVKDGKVTSDARIRASLPTIEAALKQGAKVMVTSHLGRPTEGEYNEEFSLKPVVDYLKDKLTAPVSLAKDYLNGVEVNAGELVVLENVRFNKGEKKDDETLSKQYAALCDVFVMDAFGTAHRAQASTHGVAKFAQVACAGPLLSAELEALGKALDKPARPMVAIVGGSKVSTKLTVLDSLSKIADQLIVGGGIANTFIAAEGHPVGRSLYEADLVDDAKKLMEKCDIPVPSDVRVATEFSETADAVLKSASDIKDDEQVLDIGDVTAERLAEILKNAKTILWNGPVGVFEFPNFRKGTEIIANAIADSEAFSIAGGGDTLAAIDLFDIADKISYISTGGGAFLEFVEGKKLPAVAMLEERAKQ, encoded by the coding sequence ATGTCTGTAATTAAGATGACCGATTTAGACCTAGCGGGTAAACGAGTTCTTATCCGTGCTGACCTGAACGTTCCAGTTAAAGATGGTAAAGTGACTTCAGATGCGCGTATCCGTGCTTCTTTACCAACAATTGAAGCCGCGTTAAAACAAGGCGCTAAAGTGATGGTAACTTCTCACTTAGGTCGTCCTACTGAAGGTGAGTACAACGAAGAGTTCTCTTTAAAACCAGTTGTTGACTATCTGAAAGACAAATTAACTGCACCAGTTAGTCTTGCTAAAGACTATTTAAATGGTGTTGAAGTCAATGCAGGTGAATTAGTTGTTCTTGAAAACGTTCGTTTTAACAAAGGCGAAAAGAAAGACGACGAAACTCTGTCTAAACAATACGCTGCATTATGTGATGTATTCGTAATGGATGCATTCGGTACTGCTCATCGTGCTCAAGCGTCAACGCATGGCGTTGCTAAATTTGCACAAGTTGCTTGTGCGGGCCCACTGTTATCAGCAGAGCTTGAAGCATTAGGTAAAGCATTAGATAAACCAGCTCGCCCAATGGTTGCGATTGTTGGTGGTTCTAAAGTTTCAACTAAACTGACTGTATTAGATTCTTTATCAAAAATTGCTGACCAATTAATCGTTGGTGGTGGTATCGCAAATACCTTTATCGCAGCAGAAGGTCATCCAGTAGGTCGCTCTTTATATGAAGCAGACCTTGTTGATGATGCTAAAAAGCTGATGGAAAAATGTGATATTCCAGTACCAAGTGATGTTCGCGTTGCGACTGAGTTCTCTGAAACTGCAGATGCTGTTTTAAAATCAGCAAGTGACATCAAAGATGATGAACAAGTACTGGATATCGGTGATGTAACTGCTGAGCGTTTAGCAGAAATCCTGAAAAATGCGAAAACTATCCTGTGGAATGGTCCAGTAGGTGTATTCGAATTCCCTAACTTCCGCAAAGGTACAGAAATCATTGCTAATGCAATCGCAGATAGTGAAGCATTCTCTATCGCGGGTGGTGGTGATACGCTGGCTGCTATTGATTTATTTGATATCGCAGACAAAATCTCTTACATTTCAACCGGTGGTGGTGCTTTCTTAGAATTCGTTGAAGGCAAAAAACTTCCTGCTGTTGCAATGTTAGAAGAACGCGCTAAACAGTAA
- the epd gene encoding erythrose-4-phosphate dehydrogenase: MTIRVAINGFGRIGRNVLRALYESGKRAEITVVAINELADAQGIGHLLKYDSSHGRFAWDVRINNDLLQVGDDSIRLFHHADITDLPWGELGIDVVLDCSGAYGSRADGEAHIAQGAKKVLFSHPGTTDLDATVVFGVNQHELKKEHRIVSNASCTTNCIIPIIKMMDDAFNIESGTVTTIHAAMNDQPVIDAYHKDLRRTRAAGQSIIPVDTKLAAGITRIFPKFKDHFEAISVRVPTINVTAIDLSVTVKTAVNVLDVNRLIQKSATGAFRGIVDYTELPLVSTDFNHDPHSAIVDGTQTRVSGQHLLKTLVWCDNEWGFANRMLDTTLAMAATGFK, encoded by the coding sequence ATGACAATCAGAGTCGCTATTAACGGTTTTGGTCGTATAGGGCGTAATGTGTTAAGGGCGCTTTATGAATCAGGTAAACGAGCTGAAATAACGGTTGTTGCAATAAATGAATTGGCTGATGCGCAAGGTATTGGGCATCTTCTCAAGTATGACTCTAGTCACGGACGTTTTGCTTGGGATGTACGAATTAATAATGATTTATTGCAAGTGGGTGATGATTCTATTCGTCTATTTCATCACGCCGATATTACTGATTTACCTTGGGGTGAACTTGGTATCGATGTTGTACTTGATTGTAGTGGTGCTTATGGCTCCCGTGCTGATGGTGAAGCACATATTGCACAAGGCGCAAAAAAAGTACTTTTTTCTCATCCCGGTACAACTGATTTAGATGCAACAGTCGTTTTTGGTGTCAATCAACACGAACTAAAAAAAGAGCACCGAATTGTTTCAAACGCATCTTGTACAACGAATTGTATTATCCCCATTATTAAAATGATGGATGATGCGTTTAATATAGAATCAGGAACAGTAACAACAATCCATGCAGCCATGAACGATCAACCCGTGATTGATGCATACCATAAGGATTTACGCCGCACCCGTGCAGCAGGACAATCTATCATTCCTGTTGATACGAAGTTGGCAGCAGGAATTACTCGAATTTTCCCTAAATTTAAGGATCATTTTGAGGCAATTTCTGTACGAGTTCCTACAATTAATGTGACGGCAATTGATTTAAGTGTCACTGTAAAAACTGCTGTAAATGTGTTAGATGTCAATCGGTTAATTCAAAAATCAGCAACTGGCGCATTTCGTGGTATAGTGGATTACACAGAATTGCCATTAGTCTCAACTGATTTTAACCACGACCCTCATAGTGCAATTGTTGATGGCACACAAACAAGAGTCAGTGGGCAACACCTGCTCAAGACTTTAGTCTGGTGTGATAATGAATGGGGCTTTGCTAACAGAATGCTTGATACAACGTTAGCAATGGCTGCAACTGGTTTTAAATAA
- the tkt gene encoding transketolase gives MTTRKTLANAIRFLSMDAVQKAKSGHPGAPMGMADIAEVLWRDFLNHNPTNPNWADRDRFVLSNGHASMLIYSLLHLSGYDLSLDDLKNFRQLHSKTPGHPEYGYTAGVETTTGPLGQGIANAVGFAIAERTLAAQFNRPGHDIVDHYTYAFMGDGCMMEGISHEVCSLAGTLQLGKLIAFYDDNGISIDGQVHGWFTDNTAERFDAYGWHVISGIDGHDAASIKAAVEAAKQITDKPSLLICKTTIGFGSPHKAGTADSHGSPLGDAEIAETRKALGWEYGAFEIPQEIYKEWDAKEAGKAKEAAWDAKFAAYAAQFPELAAEFKRRISGELPANWEKDSKAFIENLQQNPSSIASRKASQNALEAFGKVLPEFMGGSADLAPSNLTMWSGSKALNEDKAGNYIHYGVREFGMSAIMNGIALHGGFVPYGATFLMFMEYARNAVRMAALMKIRSIFVYTHDSIGLGEDGPTHQPVEQMASLRVTPNVSTWRPCDQVESAVAWKYAIDRKDGPTALIFSRQNLAQQPRTPEQLANIEKGGYILKDCAGTPELIFIATGSEVELAVSAYEQLTAEGRKVRVVSMPATDAFDKQDADYREAVLPASVKARVAIEAGIADYWFKYVGLDGAIVGMRSFGESAPANELFEEFGFTVENVVTQAKSLLK, from the coding sequence ATGACCACTCGTAAAACCCTTGCTAATGCGATCCGTTTTTTAAGTATGGATGCTGTGCAAAAAGCTAAATCAGGACACCCTGGCGCCCCTATGGGTATGGCTGATATTGCAGAAGTATTATGGCGTGATTTTTTAAATCATAACCCAACTAACCCTAACTGGGCTGATCGTGACCGTTTCGTTTTATCTAATGGTCATGCTTCAATGCTGATTTACAGCTTACTGCACCTGTCTGGTTATGATCTTTCTTTAGATGATCTGAAAAACTTCCGTCAATTGCATTCTAAAACACCTGGTCACCCAGAATATGGTTATACCGCTGGTGTTGAAACAACAACAGGTCCTTTAGGTCAAGGTATTGCAAACGCAGTGGGTTTTGCAATTGCAGAACGTACATTAGCGGCTCAATTTAACCGTCCTGGTCATGACATCGTTGATCACTACACCTACGCCTTTATGGGTGATGGTTGTATGATGGAAGGTATCTCTCATGAAGTGTGTTCTTTAGCGGGAACATTACAGTTAGGTAAACTGATTGCATTTTATGATGACAATGGCATCTCTATTGATGGTCAAGTGCATGGTTGGTTTACTGATAACACTGCAGAACGTTTCGACGCTTATGGCTGGCATGTAATTAGTGGCATTGATGGTCACGATGCAGCAAGCATTAAAGCAGCCGTTGAAGCAGCAAAACAAATCACAGACAAACCTTCACTGTTGATTTGTAAAACTACTATCGGTTTTGGTTCTCCTCATAAAGCAGGTACTGCTGATTCCCACGGCTCTCCATTAGGTGATGCAGAAATCGCTGAAACACGTAAAGCGTTAGGTTGGGAATACGGCGCGTTCGAAATTCCACAAGAAATCTATAAAGAGTGGGATGCAAAAGAAGCGGGTAAAGCAAAAGAAGCTGCATGGGATGCTAAATTTGCTGCATACGCAGCACAGTTCCCTGAATTAGCGGCTGAATTTAAACGTCGTATTTCTGGTGAACTACCAGCAAACTGGGAAAAAGATTCCAAAGCATTTATTGAAAATCTGCAACAAAATCCTTCAAGCATTGCAAGCCGTAAAGCATCTCAAAATGCATTAGAAGCATTCGGTAAAGTATTACCAGAATTCATGGGTGGTTCTGCGGACTTAGCACCAAGTAACTTGACTATGTGGTCTGGTTCTAAAGCGCTAAATGAAGACAAAGCGGGTAACTACATCCATTACGGTGTACGTGAATTCGGTATGTCTGCAATCATGAACGGTATTGCATTACATGGCGGTTTTGTTCCTTACGGCGCTACCTTCCTGATGTTTATGGAATATGCACGTAATGCTGTACGTATGGCTGCACTGATGAAGATCCGCAGTATCTTTGTTTATACTCATGACTCTATCGGTCTGGGTGAAGATGGCCCAACTCACCAACCTGTTGAGCAAATGGCAAGCCTACGTGTAACTCCAAACGTGAGCACATGGCGTCCATGTGACCAAGTTGAATCAGCTGTTGCATGGAAATATGCAATTGATCGTAAAGATGGTCCAACAGCTCTGATCTTCTCTCGTCAAAATCTTGCACAGCAACCACGTACTCCAGAGCAACTGGCAAACATCGAGAAGGGTGGTTACATCCTGAAAGATTGCGCTGGTACTCCAGAATTAATCTTTATTGCAACAGGCTCTGAAGTTGAATTAGCGGTTAGCGCTTATGAACAACTGACAGCGGAAGGCCGTAAAGTACGTGTTGTTTCTATGCCAGCAACAGATGCATTTGATAAACAAGATGCAGATTACCGTGAAGCAGTATTACCAGCTTCAGTAAAAGCTCGTGTTGCTATCGAAGCAGGTATTGCTGACTACTGGTTCAAGTATGTTGGTTTAGATGGTGCGATTGTAGGTATGCGTAGCTTCGGTGAATCTGCACCGGCAAACGAACTATTTGAAGAGTTTGGTTTTACTGTTGAAAATGTGGTTACACAGGCAAAATCTTTACTTAAATAA